The sequence AGTGCTCCCTCCTGTTCTGGTACCACGGCACAGCGAGTTCAACCCACAGCACAGCTTGCTCGTGCAGTTCCGCAACCTCACTCACAATGAGCCTCACATGCCCCTGAACGCCACCTTCCCAGAGTCCTTCCAGCAGCCACACAGTGGGAGCAGCAgcactggtggtggtggtggtggcggcggcggcggcggaggAGGGGGTTCTTTTCCCATCTCTCCCAACTCGCCTTATCCCCCCTCTCCGGCCAGCAGTGGTACTTACCCCAACTCTCCTGCCAGCTCAGGGCCCTCCAGTCCATTCCAGCTCCCAGGTACGCCACATACATTCAGTACCTGACCCTGGGCAGCATGCCAGACTATTGTTTTTCTACACTGTTGCTGTCATTTAGCCAACAAGACACTCACCATACTATCAGTTAATCAACATGTTTCTCCACTGATGTTTCTGAAAGAGTGTAGTAGGTAAAATGTGTACTTAATTCAAGCTTCTGATTGATATAATTTCTAACACTCTGATAAACATTTCTTCAGTGAATATTAGTCCTTTATGACTCAGCTGGAAGTTGAAACCATATGTTGTTAGGCTCTCGAAACTTTGGTGGTTTAGTCCAGCCTTGaaatttgtggatttttttttcccctgacaattaaatattgttaaaaacaaTAGAGTTCAGTCCAGAGATTCACAATGAGTTGAGCAGAAGACTTGCAGCTACTTGCAAAGCATAGgacttcagtcagtctgaaaatGTGCCAGTCCACACCAATGTGGCAGGGTGTTGTTCTTTATCCACAGCAACaacactttattctattctaactgCTGGATTTGGAGGTTTTATGTTACTGGATGTAACTTATGAAACAGTAACAATGTAAAAACCAGAGATGATGAAATGCAGCCCAGAGTtcctcaggaaaaaaataaacaattgaaTGCTGTTTtctaaaacaagtgtcttcaacgTCTTCTGTTTGTTATGAGATCTTATTAACAAGGACAAGTATAAAGCTCAAACAGGTATTAGATAGTTTAATGTTAAAGTCTATGGGAGTGGCCAGTGGTAGATAattacagagaaaaagaaaaaaaaaaaaaagatggtggtGTTACAAGTTTAAGATActtctctccccccccccccccccagccttaTTTTGGAGATGTGGTCCTTTCCCCTGGGATTGGCACTACAAAAAATCTGTGTGTGCTATGTTCCCTGCACAGGGAAATGATAACTTAAACTATTACCATGTAACAGTATGTCGTGGACTGGCTTTAAGGTTTCCCCTTATTTGGTgtgagattttattttattaaggtAAAAtggtgagggagagagagatcTGGGAATCTTCCTAAAAATTCAGGGCTGTGGTCTTTAGATGCTGAGGCTTAACAATGTGTCTGGTCTAAAGCTATTTATGATACCCATAATACTGTAGATGGTAATGAGTAATATTGTACAACTTAGCACTGCTAACCAGGTCAAGTTATTATATTCACCCAAACTGAGCTGCACCCCTAAATGAGAACAAAGGAAGTGCCAGCTAAGCAGTGTGTGCCAGAGCCAGGGCTGCTGGCAGCTGTCAAGGCACTAACTCAGTGGACCAAGCGGTCTTTCCCCCTATTGTTATTGACTAGAGACCAAATGGATGGAAGATAGCGAAGATTAAGAAAAACTGCTAACTGAAACATTCCTCTATGTCCTGTTCAGCAGCCTTGGTGTAACAGAGAGAAACCTCTTAACTATTTGGATTATACTTGGTGTTTAGAAGTGACTACTGCTGTGTGTGTCTGGTTACTACAATAGTAGTCTGCTCCAGTTCAGATCTGCTGACACATCCGATGGTTCCAGGCAGCCAGGCAGAAAGTGTTTTTAATGGCAATCTAGGATTTTAGGGTTGGAGTGTATTAGTACAGAAAAGCCCAGGTCGTCATTGTCCAAACACCAGCATCATAACTATTTATTCTTTttagtgcagtgtgtgtgtgtgtgtgtgtgtgtgtgtgtgtgtgtgtgtgtgtgtcggggggggtaTTGTTTATTACTCTGCACCTCAATTCATGGCTGAAAAGCTCATATTGCATCTCTGTCGGGAATGGGTTTGCATGCGGCTAAGCAAGTGAGGGAAATGTGAAAACTGACACTGTTTCTGGGGCAACAGCTCCTGATCCTGTGCtgattgttctgtgtgtgtgtgtgtgtgtgtgtgtgtgtgtgagagagagagtgtgtgagaCCATTTGCCAGCAGCAACAACTGGTCTCATCCTTTTCTAACTGCTCTCTTCTCTGTCTCAGCTGACACCCCACCCCCAGCCTACATGCCCCCTGATGAGCAGCTGGGCCAGGAGAGCCAGTCCATGGAGACCAGCAGCAGCCTGGTGCAGCAGAACATGCCCAGAGGAGGTACAAGTTGTGGAGAAGCTACACTAATGCACATTCTCAGTAACACTAGATTGATTAACCCAGAAACACCACAGAAAGGGACTTAAGGgtctaagtcagtgtttttcaaccttagggtcaggatcccatgtggggttgcctgaaatctctagtaattgattaaaaaaaaaaaagtccatctaTCCATAatcttccgctttatccaggaaacaaaaacgtactaataaaaaatatgtggtgtaCTGTTTATGAATGtctttgaatgtttggggttcgccagaaatttgtgacgttaaaatggggtcatgagccattAAAGGTTGGGAAACGCTGGTCTAAGTGCTCTGCCACAGAAGATGATCCAGAACTTGGTTATTCCACAACTATTATGTGGTCGTATTTGAGTTAGGCTGCAATACACAATTGTTTTCATTGTTACTTAATTTGTTGAGCGTTTTCTTGattaatattcttttttttccccctttatttGGCTATGAAATGCTGTACAATTCTAAATTAAGAATGTAATGTAAATGATACTGTCTGAATAGGGCTAAAGTTTTGATGGTTTTTGACTGAATTTATTCCAGTGAGtttgtcaaaataaaactaaactacttaTGCACTATGAAatcatttttattatcatttttattagtagtagtactttattttaccaggtaaaatcaattgagaacagcttctcatttacaatgatgacctggcaagaggccagaccaagacaaaagaaaaacagataaaacaaaagaaaaacagacctGACCTAGACTACAATTCCAAATTTAAAGTAATAAATGTTTCAAAACTTTAATAATCCACCACAGTGGTGGTTATTAAAAAAAGTTAGCCACATTTTTATACACTATAAGGTATTGTTGATGGTTAATCTATTACTTAAACAAAAAAGATCGGAAAACTATGGAAATAATTCCATGCATTGAATGCATGTTCAAAGGTGAAACAGTAGGTTAATTTGGTTACAGATGGTGTCTACAATTCCACATGTGCACACCATTTGTGGAAAATTCTAAAAATGCTTCATGTAAAGTTTTCTGAAACTGGTTAATGCTGTAACGCCTAGAAAAAGTTACTAAAACAAATCAAGTCCTCAAAATGAACGTAAACTGATGTCGAAGACAAAACTGAACTGATCAATAAGAATACAAGCTAATGAAAAATGTCCAACTATAATAAACGTTCAGCTCAGTGATATCTCTGGGAAAAGTGAGTCTCATCATTAACCTCCATATATAGAGAACGTCTTGATTTTAAATTCAGTCCGAGAACTATAAAAATAACTCCACCAAGTCCGTAATCAAAATGAGAAACAAAAAGTGGTTTGGGGAGTGAGCAGAACCTGTGCCAGTTATCATTATCGTCACTGTTGTGTAATTCGACTTCTCCTCCCCCAAGGTATTCATTAATGCCCTAAACACCTGCTAGGTTTTTTCCAATAATTAAAGACTGTTCCCTTCAGACATTTATAATTTGGTGtctgatccacacatcactggTGTTTAATCTTTAAGATGTGCTAGACAAGGTTACCAAAGCTAATGAACACAACCCTATTAAAACAAATGTTAATACAAGTAATTAAATAGGTGTAATAAAACCTTTAGGCTAGACAGTGAATTAATATCAAACAGCAGTTAACAGCAAGTACGTAGAATTCTAATTACATTCAGTGTTTATTGACCCAAGTTATAAATTAATCCCAGCCAGTGGTGTTTTCATAAAATCTTTACAAGGTTTTATTGCTTAGAAAATATTAGTGTACCTAATGTGCAGGACATTTTGTATTAAAGTCCTGTTGCTTCACTCAGCCTGTCTGTTGTATGTCAGACCTATGAGGGCTTCATGTTGCATTTATTGTCAGTCACACATGTGCACTAGTGACAAATGCATACAGTACAGACTAATGCACAGCAGTACAACACCTCACAATTTTCTCCATTATGTACATCCTGAAGTGTCTAAAACCGTCCTTACGTTTGTAGATGCCATTTATAGACTTGGTTCTTATCTGATCTCTTATGCCATTTCACAGATGTGCAACCAGTTGAGTACGAGGAGCCAAGTCACTGGTGCTCGATTGTCTACTATGAACTCAACAATCGTGTAGGTGAGGCTTACCACGCCTCATCAACCAGCGTGCTCGTGGACGGCTTCACTGACCCGTCAAACAATAAGAACCGCTTCTGCCTCGGACTCCTGTCTAATGTCAACCGCAACTCAACAATCGAAAACACCCGCAGACACATCGGCAAAGGTATGATGAAGtcacacaacaggacacacatgttctgtttgtttgtctgattaATTGTGGGCTGTCTTTGTCTGATTCCCAGGAGTGCACCTGTACTATGTGGGAGGAGAGGTGTACGCAGAGTGCCTTAGTGACACCAGCATTTTTGTCCAGAGCCGTAACTGTAATTACCATCATGGCTTCCACCCCACCACAGTGTGCAAGATCCCCAGTGGATGTAGCCTTAAGATCTTCAACAACCAGGAGTTTGCTCAGCTTCTTGCCCAGTCAGTGAACCATGGCTTTGAGGCCGTCTATGAACTTACCAAGATGTGCACCATCAGGATGAGCTTTGTTAAGGTAAAGTCTGGATGAGCATGAATGGGACCAAAGGGACGGCACAAAGCACAGTCTTGTAAGACTGGGTATCACCAAAAATGTTTCATACTAATACTGTTGCTTTGTATGCTCCCCAAAGTACTTTTTTGGTCCccattttcttaagatgttttttAGCTTGTCTTATTTTCACATACTCAAAACAGTTTGAGAACATACAACAATACATCTATTTACCATCGTTAACTATGATTTAACTtctgtctgtcattttttttttttgagtatttaCATTCTTAGtacattttttcccctcaaagcttttttacaacataaaaaaaataacctcTTGACTTGGCATTGTCTATAAACATATTAAGATGTTTCATTGAACAACAATGAATACTTGATGATATCTGAGCAAATCAGTTGGTGCTTTATGTAAGTATAGTAAAGGCTACTTACATAATTTAACTTGCTAGAGACTATCATTATCTATGTCAAGTGGGTAGTGGTTTCAGgtttgtaaattctatttttATAAAAGTCAAGCATCTTAATCAAAACAATAGGAGGAAACTCATACTTGTGCATTATAGATCTACCACCTCtgtctaggggtgtaagaaaatattggttctgcaatatatcacgatatttcatttcacaatactgtatcgatattaaaaagtactgcattgatatttttaggtatttattcaaatgcagatattgtggaggttcatttttgtttttgtttttctttttttcatattttctttattattatttaacactcttttattaaataatgttagttcctttgttgggattgcagaaaaataatgttatgatgttagttctgaactaatagaatatgaacatttgagcaggatcttaatctgtaatgtctgtaaaacataatttaagttttaacacaggaaaatcctgttctgatcaaataaaaatttgtttagtatttgtgcatatttctgctgtaattcaattcttcaaggaaataatcattttttaaaaagaatcaaaaaattgcctttttaacagtatcatgatatatcgtggtaAATCGTgtagtgatcctagtattgtgatttgtatcgtatcgctagattcttgccaatacacagccgtACC is a genomic window of Sphaeramia orbicularis chromosome 10, fSphaOr1.1, whole genome shotgun sequence containing:
- the smad5 gene encoding mothers against decapentaplegic homolog 5, producing the protein MTSMSSLFSFTSPAVKRLLGWKQGDEEEKWAEKAVDALVKKLKKKKGAMEDLEKALSCPGQPSKCVTIPRSLDGRLQVSHRKGLPHVIYCRVWRWPDLQSHHELKPLDVCEYPFGSKQKEVCINPYHYKRVESPVLPPVLVPRHSEFNPQHSLLVQFRNLTHNEPHMPLNATFPESFQQPHSGSSSTGGGGGGGGGGGGGGSFPISPNSPYPPSPASSGTYPNSPASSGPSSPFQLPADTPPPAYMPPDEQLGQESQSMETSSSLVQQNMPRGDVQPVEYEEPSHWCSIVYYELNNRVGEAYHASSTSVLVDGFTDPSNNKNRFCLGLLSNVNRNSTIENTRRHIGKGVHLYYVGGEVYAECLSDTSIFVQSRNCNYHHGFHPTTVCKIPSGCSLKIFNNQEFAQLLAQSVNHGFEAVYELTKMCTIRMSFVKGWGAEYHRQDVTSTPCWIEVHLHGPLQWLDKVLTQMGSPLNPISSVS